The DNA segment TGTTGTGCGCAAAGCGAAATTTCATTGCGAGTTCTCCTTTATTCGATGCTCATGAGCGATTGCCAGCGTTCCCACTGTGTTTCCCGGGGAAGATTCCGCTTCGCCAAAAGAGCAATAATATCCGGTTCGTTGAAACGGAAATAGGGATTTATTTTTTTCTCATCGGCCAGTGTGGAAAAGACATGTTCCGGATCGTAACGCCGCAGGAAGTCGTCGCATGCCTGGTTTTCCGGTTCGAGGTATTTGGCGAAGGCAATGGAATCGCGGACATAATCGTGGCCGGCGTAAACGACCGTCGCTTCAGGAAGCTCTTTCAGCGTCAGGATTGAGTTGTAGAATCCCTTCAGATCGCCGGAAAAACAGTTGCCGATAGTTCCGTTAAAGAGGGTGTCGCCGGAAATCAGGGCGCTGCCAGTGTAAAAACAACGAGAATCATTGGTATGTCCCGGCGTAGGGATGATCCGGATCTTCTGACGATCAAGTTCAATATTCTCGCCTCGAAGGTCATCGCCGGTCAAAAGACGCGCCTGCGATCCGTTCAGCAGGGCGACATTGCCGCACGTATGATCCTGATGATTGTGGGTATTTACGACATACTGCAGAGAAAGACCGTGTTGAGCGACGAATGCAATGATTGCGTCTGCCGTCCCGCCGTCAACGGCCATGGCTTGTGCGTCTCCGT comes from the Syntrophales bacterium genome and includes:
- a CDS encoding hydroxyacylglutathione hydrolase, producing the protein MLKIKQFRYSADNLGYLIYGDAQAMAVDGGTADAIIAFVAQHGLSLQYVVNTHNHQDHTCGNVALLNGSQARLLTGDDLRGENIELDRQKIRIIPTPGHTNDSRCFYTGSALISGDTLFNGTIGNCFSGDLKGFYNSILTLKELPEATVVYAGHDYVRDSIAFAKYLEPENQACDDFLRRYDPEHVFSTLADEKKINPYFRFNEPDIIALLAKRNLPRETQWERWQSLMSIE